One Ostrea edulis chromosome 2, xbOstEdul1.1, whole genome shotgun sequence genomic region harbors:
- the LOC125680062 gene encoding uncharacterized protein K02A2.6-like: MNSQIEETVRNCSKCATFQNKQTPEPLKPSPVPELPYQVVGCDLFDFQSKKYLILVDYFSHYVDVVELKSPSTTSTLEAMKSVFACHGIPRQLRSDNGPQFTSQQFKSFCRVYDIEHKTSSPNFQSSNGEAERAVQTVKRLWRKADDKYVALLDYRTTPLEGINLSPAQLLMNRRPRNTMPASTEVLKPTAYHDNTVKARMKLNKANQKKHFDQRYIAKELEPLKPTDSVRIMPNSGERQW, translated from the coding sequence ATGAATTCCCAGATCGAGGAAACCGTgcgcaattgctcaaaatgtgcAACCTTTCAGAACAAACAAACCCCAGAACCCCTTAAGCCATCACCAGTACCAGAACTACCATACCAAGTAGTAGGATGTGATCTGTTTGACTTTCAGTCCAAAAAGTACCTCATCTTAGTGGACTACTTTTCACACTATGTTGATGTAGTTGAGCTGAAATCTCCGTCAACCACCTCAACGCTGGAAGCTATGAAGTCAGTGTTTGCTTGTCATGGAATACCTAGACAACTACGGTCAGATAATGGACCTCAGTTCACGTCACAGCAGTTCAAATCATTCTGTCGAGTGTACGACATTGAACATAAGACATCAAGCCCAAACTTCCAGAGCTCCAATGGGGAAGCTGAACGAGCCGTTCAGACAGTTAAACGTCTTTGGCGGAAAGCGGATGACAAATATGTAGCACTACTAGACTATCGTACGACACCCTTGGAAGGTATTAACCTGTCACCAGCTCAACTACTGATGAACAGAAGACCACGTAACACAATGCCAGCTTCAACAGAAGTATTGAAGCCTACCGCTTATCATGACAACACAGTTAAAGCCCGTATGAAGCTGAACAAAGCTAATCAGAAAAAACACTTTGATCAGAGATACATCGCAAAGGAACTAGAACCACTAAAACCCACTGATAGTGTCAGGATCATGCCAAACAGTGGAGAACGACAGTGGTAA